The Brevinema andersonii genomic sequence GCTTTTTGCTGATATCACAAGACGCATATTACTTTACGCAAATATTAATTAGATACAATAAATAATTTTAAGGAAATTCTCATGAAACCTAAAAAAACCACAAAATTCACCAGAGCACTTCAAGATGGATTTTTACTTGTACTACCTCTAGGTATCACTATCGGCATTATCTATTGGTTATGGTCGTTCATCAAGAAATTTATTCCTGACATGAGCTATTTAGTACCACTTTCATGGAGGGAATTTCCCTATTTCAATAGCATTGTTGATTTAGGTTTTCTCTTGTTGGTATTTTTACTCATTATAATATTAGGATTTTGGGGTTCAACATTCTTAGGAAAATGGTTTAACAACCTAATCGACAAATTCCTTATGTCGCCAACAGTAATTCGTCCCGTATATGCTACAGTAAAAAAATTAGCGGAATTATTTTTCAAAAATGAAGATCATGATATTAATGTGAATCTTTCAGAAAGCGTTCTTGTACCTTATCCTACCGCAGATTCCAAAACTATCGGCTTTGTAACGTCGGACAATGCCAATCATTTTTTCGGAGAGCAGGATGGACCTAATTGGCTTACTGTTTATTTGCCTTCATCTCCTATTATTTCTTCAGGATTCTATCTAACCTGTCGAAAATCAGATGTTGAACCTTGTCTCATTTCATCAGCACAAGCATTAACAACTGTTCTATCAGCAGGCTCGATACAACAAGATATTGCTCCTACCAGCTTATCCATCCATAAGACAGTTAAAAAAAATCATTTGCAACTACTATTTTTTCAAGGGCTGCTCTTTTCAACTCCTATCATTGGAACAATTTCCATTTTTACATGGGTATTCAATTCATTATACCGATTTATCCGCTCATTTACAGTACTTTTACCTGTTTCCCTACACCATTTTATTCCAGCATCTTATTATAATGCTATCACCAGCATTTTAATTCTTATTATCATGCTTTTAAGTATGGTTCTTATTGGATTTCTTGCAGAAAGCGCATTCGGATTATGGATTAAATCCTTATCCAACAGACTTTTCAACAGCATCCCTATGTTTAACACAGTATACTCTTCAGTTGCGAAAATTGTACAAGCATTTTCATCCGACCCATCAAAAGAAATACGGTTTAATAAAGCGGTATTACTGCCTTTCCCAAACCCCAAAGCATTAGCTATCGGCTTCGTAACAGCAAATAACAGCTCCGCTATCATGAAAAATGGTCAAGAATATATACCTG encodes the following:
- a CDS encoding DUF502 domain-containing protein, whose protein sequence is MKPKKTTKFTRALQDGFLLVLPLGITIGIIYWLWSFIKKFIPDMSYLVPLSWREFPYFNSIVDLGFLLLVFLLIIILGFWGSTFLGKWFNNLIDKFLMSPTVIRPVYATVKKLAELFFKNEDHDINVNLSESVLVPYPTADSKTIGFVTSDNANHFFGEQDGPNWLTVYLPSSPIISSGFYLTCRKSDVEPCLISSAQALTTVLSAGSIQQDIAPTSLSIHKTVKKNHLQLLFFQGLLFSTPIIGTISIFTWVFNSLYRFIRSFTVLLPVSLHHFIPASYYNAITSILILIIMLLSMVLIGFLAESAFGLWIKSLSNRLFNSIPMFNTVYSSVAKIVQAFSSDPSKEIRFNKAVLLPFPNPKALAIGFVTANNSSAIMKNGQEYIPVFVPTTPIPTTGWFVSVPRKQVKFLDMPIEKAFGLVISGGILSDEKDSK